GAGTTCGCTTTGCGTGCCGAGGCTAATGGGCGATCGCCCTCTAGAAACCCGTCAAAATTGGATGCTTCTTGGCTCCAAAAAATGTGGGCTCCCTGGTTTTGCAGCCGCTCTGTGATGTGGTTCAGACGGATATCTGAGCCAGATACAGGCAATTGCCGCTTGGCGAGTATATAGGCGAGAGCTGACATTCCGATCCCACCAATGCCGATGAAATGGAACGGCCTCCCGCTGAAATCAACGGAATTCAGCATTCTAGCTCCTTGACACACCACACCACACCGATAACACGCGATATCATAGCAAGATTTGCTTTTCTACGGAATTCTAGCTGGAACGTTTTGAACTAATGCAACCCAGATCTCAAGGCGTGCCCATAGGGGACAGGGAAATCCGTACAGGCAGGCAGAATGTTTGGAATAAAGTGTAGCTATAAATTTAGGCGATCGCGCTATAAATAGACAGCCAAGCCTAATTTTTTAACAACCCTACACTATCTGTGACTAGAATTCTTGCAAAATACGCACCCAATATAAACGCTTAATGACACTCAGCAATCTGGATGCATCCTACCAGGGCTTTGCGCTAAAAAGTATCTCAAGTATAAGTTGATGTTTGCAAGTGAGTGCCCATCAGGACGTAAGTATAAGTAGGAATAATATATAAGGCGTAAGAGTTTAGGATCTGGTTGTGAATGGGGATTGAAGTGGATCTAGGACGTTTGCAACCTCTGCTCAAGGAATAGACAGTAGAGGTAACTCAAAAGTCGCAAATGTAAGGTTTTTTAGTTCCGTAGACTCAAGTTCGATGCAATCGAGGGGCTGAACTGTTATTGGTCTGATCCTTGGGTCTCAAAAGTCTGCAAACTGAAAAACGTGAACTGAACCGGAAGGCTAAAAAACTGAAAAGCCCCGCAGCGCGAGGCTTTAGGTATGACTGTAGGTGGCGTTACGGCAGATAGCAGTTAGAACAGTGTCCCTCATGCTGACGAAATTAAGAGCAGCGACTATCCTACTGATGAATTAGCCCATTGTCGTGCTGCATGGGATTGCCGACGATTGGGGACATTCTCCAGCGGAATTGGCGATGGATCGCCATCAAAGCTGATTAAGGATAGGTATTCTGGATTCCGCATCAAATCCAGAGCAAAGAGGAACCCGGCAATGGTCCAGGTTTGAAAGCGGCGTGCTTCTTTGCCCATTAGCCGTCCACTCCGACCATCATAGTACTCAGGCCAGCCGTCCTGGGAAATATTGCGAGACGCGATCGCCAAGGCTTCAAAGGCGATTTCTTTGCGTCCGGTTTTAATGGCAGCACTCGCCAGCACCCACAGCAGCACAGGCCAATTCCCCCCGTTGTGGTAAGACCAGGGACGATTCTTCGGATCGCAGCCCGTCAACAGCTTCCACTCCATATCTTCCATAGCGGGATAGCAGATTTTCATGGGCATATGGCCGATGAGATCTTTTTGCCGCTGCTCGATTAAGGTCATGATTGCATGGGATTGGCGATCGCTCGCGAGCGATGTCACCACAGACATCAAATTGCCAAGGGAGAAGAAGCGACAGTCGAGATGGGATGGCCCCAGATTGCCCGCAAAATAGCCCCCATTGGTGGGTAACCACTCAATCAGTTGATGATAGGGAATCGAGTCTGAATAGATATTGAACTTGTTCAAGCCATGCTCGCCGTACTCTTCGACTCGATAGCGATAGATCTCGTTGAGCCGATCTAAATCCAGCCAATACTCATCCCGAATATGGCGCATCAACGGGAAGAGACGATTACGTGCGGCTTGGATGAAGTAGTGGTTGTCAGAGTTGTCCAGGAGCAACTCTAGAGCGGCTTTCAGCGCACCGTAGAACAAGGATTGAATTTCCAGGGGATGGCCTGCAATGCCCATGCGACGGTCAATCATGCACGCGCCATCGGGAACCAGCAACGTCGGGAACATATCAAATCGGGATACGAGACAGAGATCGAGAATGAGGCGAATCCCGGTTTGAAAATCCTCCCGATGCGCCAATTCAACATCGCCCGTAGCACGGACGTAAGCCCGCAGGAGCAACAGCCACCATAAGCTGGAATCCACAGGCGTCACTCGTCCGATGGCATGTTCGCCAAAATCCGCTTTCAACCATTGATTATCCGCACCAAATTCGACCTTGAAGCTGGCGGGCATGAGTCCAAAGCCAGGTTTGAAGAAGTCCCATTGTGGGTCTTTCACCTGAAGCAGCAACGTTTTTTCAAGAAAATTTCGCGCGATTTCCGGATATCCCCGGACTAAAAAGACGAGGGCCGGGGCAACAGAGTCGCGGATAAAGCATTGGTCGTAATTCAGAGGAGAAGCATCTGGATCGCAGGCAGCCAGCGTGCCAATGGGCTGATCTTGGTAGTAGATGATGGAGTCTTTGAGTAATTGCCAAGCTTCGAGTTCAAGGGACTGTTCAATATCCATAGGGCAACCTAAGCGGACGTGGTGGTATAAAGGGCAGAAAAGCCTAAGGGTTTAGGCTGGGTAGGGAACAATGGAATGCGAATTCAGCCAATTGGCCTACTGCAAATTAGTATTCCCGCAGCAGAAAACATGCACCCTTGGATCGGCATTGAAGTTTCGCCTTCGTTACGGAATAGATGGCTCGTTCACAGTAACGTGCCCAACAAAGCGGCCGCACGAAATGGGGCAGCAGTGGTCAAGTGACCATTGCAGGATGTGCAGTTGCATTTGTAGATACTGACAAAATAGACTGTGCTCTTGCAGCTAAGGCGTCAGAGGCTGCCCTGATAACTCAGCGCATCAGGATAACTCTGCATGGGTAGCGTGTTTAGACATCTACCTATTGGCTCGGTGCTTTAGACCAAGACCAATGCCCCGCTTCAAGGGCTGGAGTTACCCGCTCCTAGTCTCCTGGAGTCTACAGCAGAGCTTGGGAGAGTCGGGTTTGAAAAAAATACCTTACTTTTATCGTACAAAACGATCGCGTAATTTTGCGGGCGATCGCCGATGTCTTCATCAAAACATCAAGGATTCCGAAGATTTCATCGGTATGTTTGACCTAGTGAATCGACGTTCGTTGCATGAATGCTGGGTTAAGGCGTGGAGGGGATTGTCGCCTGTTGATCGTGGGCGTTGGGCAGATGGCGGCCAGAGTCAACGTGTAGGGCGATCGCCCATCTCCGGCAACGTTAGGGAACGGCGTTGAATTTCATCGCTGAGTGGGCATCTTGATAATCATTGGGGAACGAGTAATTCCCAGAACATATCACATCACGGAGACCGTCAGCATGCTATCGCGAATTTGGAGTGCATCGTTACTGGGGATTGAAGCGGTTAAGGTGGGGGTCGAGGTAGACATCGCCGGAGGGTTACCGGGAATTGTGGTTGTGGGGCTACCCGATACGGCGGTGCAGGAGTCGCGCGAACGGGTGCGAGCCGCATTGAAGAATGCGGGGTATGCCTTCCCGATGCGCAAAATTGTGATTAACCTGACCCCTGCGGACTTGCGTAAGGAAGGCCCCAGTTTTGATTTGCCCATTAGCATCGGTATTTTGGCCGCATCGGAACAGGTGAGCTTAGAGCGCGTCGAGGATTACCTGTTTTTGGGGGAACTATCCCTAGATGGGGCACTGCGTCCGGTGGCTGGCGTCCTGGCGATCGCCGCTACGGCGAAACAAATTGGCATGAAAGGCATCGTTGTTCCTGCGGATAATGCCCTAGAAGCGGCGGTGGTCGATGGGCTAGAGGTGTACGGATTTCAAACGCTGATGGAGGTGGCCGATTTTCTCAACCATCCCCAGCACTATACGCCCGTTGATCTTGGGAAACTGCAAGATTGGAAGCGATCGCCCACCCTGCAACTGGATCTCACCGATGTGAAGGGACAGGTTCAAGCCCGACGTGCCCTAGAAATAGCGGCGGCGGGCGGCCATAACCTGATCTTTGTGGGGCCGCCTGGGAGTGGCAAAACGATGCTGGCGCGACGATTGCCTGGAATTTTGCCGCCGTTGGGATTTGAGGAAGCCCTGGAAGTCACTAAAATTCACTCGGTGGCTGGATTGCTAAAGCAGCGAGGGGCACTGGTGAGCGATCGCCCGTTTCGCAGTCCCCATCATTCGGCATCGGGGCCTTCATTGGTCGGTGGCGGCAGTTATCCCAAACCTGGAGAAATCTCCCTAGCCCACCGAGGCGTACTTTTTCTCGACGAACTCACGGAGTTCAAACGCGATGTGCTGGAATTTCTGCGGCAGCCCCTAGAGGATGGCTATGTGACCATTTCCCGCACGAAGCAAACGGTTGCGTTTCCAGCACAGTTTACCCTGGTTGCTAGCACAAACCCCTGTCCCTGCGGCTATTTTGGCGATACGGTGCAGCCCTGTACCTGTAGTCCTCGGCAGCGGGAAAATTATTGGGCAAAACTGTCCGGGCCGTTGATGGATCGCATTGACCTGCAGGTGGCGGTGAATCGTCTCAAGCCGGAGGAAATTACGCAGCAGACCAATGGTGAACCCTCCAAAACGGTACGGGAACGGGTACAGCAGGCCCGCGATCGCTCTCGCCATCGCTTCCAGAATGAACCCCTGCGCTGCAATGCAGAGATGCAAAGTCGGCATTTGCGCCAGTGGTGTGCGCTGGATGACAGCACTCGAAATCTGTTGGAAGGGGCGATTCGCAAACTGGGACTATCGGCACGGGCAACGGATCGGATTCTCAAGGTGGGACGTACGATCGCAGATTTGGCTGGTGAAGAGAAAGTGCGATCGCCCCACATTGCCGAAGCGATCCAATACCGCACCATCGACCGCATGCAGTAGTTCGACTCAATGAGAGAATAGACAACGCAGATCCGGAGAACCTATGCCCCCCAAATTTGCGACGGCCTTAGCCTGGGAACAGGCCAACCTGATGATGCAACCCGCCCTGATTCGTGTGATTGACAATATCCGCAAGCATCTCGACGAGTCGGAGTGGACGGGGGCCTATGAGAACGTACTGCGCTTTCCGCCCGGAACCTCATCGGAGGAGCAGGCGCGGGTACAGTCGCTCCAGATCAGGCTAGAAGCGGGAGAAGGCGATCGCGAGGACATTCAACAGCAGCTTGCCCAACTTCCCCAGCCATACCTGGGCTATGAACTGTGTTTGAGCCAGGGCGATCGCCAGGTGCGCATTGACCTATGGGAACTGTGCTATCAAGTTTGTTTCCGAGCCTACGAACCGTCTCCTGATCCGCAAGCGACGCAACCCGTTGAAATCGATGAAACCTTGGTAAACGACCAAAACGAGTTGGATTGGCAACGTTTGGAAGAAAAGGCACAGCAGGTCGTTGCGTTAGTGTTTGAAACCCTTGCCGTGGACTAGTCTCTAGGTCTTGCCTGGAGAGGAGCCATTCTCAGAATCAGTCGCCCGCTGGAATTTGGAGAACTTGCCATTGTCCGTTGACCTGTCCGAGCAATAGCCTCGGAGCCAGGGCTTGGTAGACGTAGCGGTTACTGACATAGCCTGACGTTTGATTGGGCAGTAGAACAGGCGTCCAACCGTTGAGGGGGTGGGTGCGCTCTGTCCAAACCTCATCGGGAAGCGATGCGGCGGTGCGTTCCCAGATTTGGCGATCGAGCCTCACGACTTCGTTGCTTAAGGTGCCGACGACCTCACTTTCGGTAGTGGGGAGCGATCGCACATGGACGCGATCGCCAACGACTGCTGCATAGCTGATTTCATACTCAATGCCGGGAGTCGGGTCAGGATTGGGATACTGCTCCAGGAAGGCATTTCCCACATTGGCACAGAGCCAGACGGACGTGCCTGGATCGGCGAGGGGATAATCCTCAGCACTCAATTCATCGCAGCCGACGGCCAGGGCTTTCTCAAAAATCGCCCAAATCTCGGCATCGGGATTCGTAAATTCTAGATCCGCAAACGAACTGGGTCTGCCATAGCCAATGCTGACACCCGTTTCGGGAATGAGCTTAGCAACAAAATCAACATCACGAGTTTTCACTGCTTGGCGCAACTGTTCGCGGAATCGATAAAAGTCTGTACCGGGTTGAGCGGCATCGGATAACACCAAAGGCTTGCGGGGAAAGGCATCCACCGGGGTGCGATCGGGAGTCGGCGTTACGGGAACGGAATGATCGACAACGGGGGTATTTGAAGGTGTTGGGGTAGACATTGGGGTGTTGAGTGCGATGGATAGAGGGGATTCATCGGTACGCGGACTGGGTAAGGATTGGGGGCTTGATGCTTGCGGTTGAGCATTGGACGAATTCAGCCTGGCTAGGGCAAGTCCTAACCCCGTAGTTGCTGACACAACGAGCGTGGAAACAATTAGGAGAATTGGGTAGGGTTTCATTGTTTGAACAGGGCTTCCATCGGCCAGGACATCATACTTCCAGCCTACAAAGGGAGTCCCGATGTATTTCGGATGGCCTAGACCAGTCTGTGCAGTTTCACACGATGGGGAACTCTGGATTCGTCGCAGAACTCGGTACAATCCAAAATAGCGATCGCCCCTGTGCAGCCAAACGGTGCGCCAATGGACCAGGTGGCATAGTCAGAGAAATGTAGGAAACTAGGAGGTCTTGGCATGGTGCAAGCGTTACGCAACGTCCAGGAAGCGGCTGGGGGGCAGGTAATTCCCTCGGCGACCCTGGATGCCGTACCCAGTTATGGCAATGACGCGATCGCCCTAGACGCTGCAAAAACCGGAGTAGCTCTCTACGATGCCTCCCATTGGGGGCGGATTCAGGTTGCCGGAGAGGATCGCCTCCGCTTCCTGCACAACCAGACCACCAACACTATTCAGATGCTCCAGCCAGGGCAGGGGTGTGAGACGGTATTCGTCACCTCCACAGCCCGCACCATTGACCTCGTTAGCCTCTACGTCCAGGCGGACGATATTGTGCTGTTGACCTCGCCTGCTACCTGCGATTCCCTGACGGCTTGGATGGATCGCTTCATCTTTCCATTTGATAAAGTCACGCTTAAAAACATCACAACGCAGACGGCCTGTTTTCGGTGTATTGGCCCCCAAAGTTTGGAATTGCTATCGAAATTGGGCGCAGATTCCTTGGCGGATTTGGTGTTGAATGCCCATACTGAGGTCAAACTTCACGACATTTCGGTACGCATTGCGGCGGGAACTGGCCTTTCCCTCCCTGGCTATACCCTCTGGTGTGACGTAGACGGTGCTGCCGAGGTGTGGACTCAGCTTTGCAACGGTGGCGCAGTACCCCTTGGTGAGACCGTGTGGGAACGCCTCCGGATTGAGCAAGGGCGTCCAGTTCCGGGGCAAGAGCTAACCGAGGAGGTGAACCCTCTGGAAGCAGGACTCTGGCACACGATTTCCTTTGAAAAAGGATGCTACATCGGTCAAGAAACGATCGCCCGCTTGAATACCTACAAAGGCGTAAAGCAGCAGCTTTGGGGGATTCACCTAGACGCGATCGCCCCTCTCGGCTCAAAAGTGTTGCTGGATGGTGAATCTGTGGGCTATCTGACCAGTGCCGTGGAAACGGAAACCGGAACGATCGGACTAGCCTATATTCGCACCAAGGCGGGGGGATCGGGCTTGGCGGTGACGGTGGACGGTGTGGCAGGCCGAATTGTGGATGTGCCCTATTTGCAGCATGATTATCCTGAACCTTCGCAGACAAGCTAGGCGATTCCATGACGGTCAAACAACGATGCTTCGTTCGCTCAGCGAGATGGATCAACGGGTTGAGTCTGTTCGTGCTGGGATTCGGAATTTTGGGACGCTCGGTGGCGATCGCCCAGACCACTGCCGCTGACTATCGCCAGATGGGATTGGCCTATCGGCAAGCCGGAAATTTCCCAGAGGCGATCGCGGCTCTCCAGGAAGCTGTGAACTTAGCCCCCGATGATGTAAATGGTCGGGTGTTGCTGGGTTGGACGCAGCACTTAGCTGGAGACTCCGATGCCGCGATGCAAACCCTGCGCGATACGGTCTACCTCGATCCGCTTTCGGTAGAAACCGCGAATGCCTTGGGGATTGTCTACCTGGTGCGGAATGACTTGTCCGATGCGGTGTTAGTGCATACCTGGGCCGCCCTCCTCAAGTCCGACAACGAAATTGCCTACTATAACCTCAGTCTTGCCTATGAGCAGATGGGACGATACGACTGGGCGATCGCCACGGGTGAACGCGCAACCGAGCTAGAACCGTGGAATCCGCATCCCTGGGTAGCCTTGGCGATCGCCCACTGGAGCAACGGTGATGTTAAGCAAGCCCAGGAGATCTATCGACAGGCGATCGCCGTAGATGGACGCTACACCGATGCAGCATTCTTGGACTACTTAACCGAAGCTGCCTTTAGTCCAGAGCAAATTGAGCGGGCAAAAACGGTTTTGAATGCAACGTAGACCTTAAGTTAAGTTGACCCATCGAGAGGCTTCGCGTACCCTAATCCCAAGAGTTGAATCTACTGCTGTATTGTTGAGCGATCGCCATGACTACGCCCCCACCCTCTGACCGTCGCTTTGATGCGGATGAATGTATCGCTGTTGTGGTTGCCCTCGCAGCGATGGGTGGCATCCTGTTCTGGGGACTGCGCCGCGCTGATCCAAATCTTTCCTGGAATATCCTGGAAACAGGTCGCACCTCAGAGTCGGATGCCGCCACGCGGGCATCAATACCGTTTCCCCCAGAACCTACTCCTCGGCGGAGCATTCCAGCCGAGTCGTCCGCCCCAAATTCTCGCGCAGAGATTGCCGTGGAGGAAGAGCGGCGATCGCCCCAGACCAGTATTACGACCCAGCCATCGGCCACACCTAACGCGATGGCTCCCAGTCCTACGGCTTCCCCTTCCGCCGAGGTTTCAGTCTCGCCCCAGCCTTCACCCACTGTGCCCGCCGCAACGCCTATTCCAGAAATTAGCTTCCCTGACGTTTCACCCGACTACTGGGCCTATCCCTTTGTAACCGGATTGACAGCAGAGGGGATGGTCAAGGGCTTGCAGGATGGCACGTTTCAGCCTGATGCTCCTATGACTCGCGCTCAATTTGCCGCAGCATTACAAGATGCATTTGAGCTGCAAGATAATCGATCCCCCATGGCCTTTTCGGATATTTCCTCGGATTATTGGGCGAATGATACGATTGATGCTGCTATAAAAAGCAATTTCATGAGCGGCTATCCTGACAATACCTTCAAGCCGGATCAGCCGATTTCGCGCCTAGAAATGCTGCTGGCTCTCTTTAGTGGTCTAAAATTGCCTCCGGTCAACGATCCCGGCCAGGTGTTAGCGGTTTATCCAGATGCGGCCGAAATTCCGGGCTATGCAGTTCCAGCGATCGCTGCCGCCACTGCAGCAAAACTCGTTGTGTTGCCTCCGGGGCAAACTCAGCTTCAGCCAAATGGTACGGCAACACGGGCCGAAGTTGCATCGAGCCTCTATCAGTCGCTTGTATTCCAAGGACAGGCTGATCCTATTGACTCGGACGCAATTGTGACTCCCTAAGCGCAGCGATCTCACCCTACCAAGGGTAGTGCAATGGCGTAGAGCCATCCATGAATATCCAGCGCAGAGGGTATAACCCCTAGGGGTTGACGCCCTTGTTGCGTGGGTCACCGTGACTTCATACCATTGTCAGAATACGCTCTCCCTAGCGCACAAATGGCAGCGATTTTCCCCAAAACATGTGGACTCGTACCATCCTAGCGTTGCGTTTGTTGTGATTGAGATGAACTTGAGTTAGAGGATGGGATTAAAGGACAACCTAGATGGCGTAATTCGATTGAGGTGAGCCCAGGCTCGACTCCAGGGGGGATTACGGATTTTTTTCTGGCAAAAAATATTAAAACTGAAAGGTTCCTGAGGAAGTATGCGGGGGGAAGCCCCTGGGTAGAGGTGCCGTCTCCATCCCCCGATCTCAACCGTCTCAACCGTTGCTATAGC
The window above is part of the Synechococcales cyanobacterium T60_A2020_003 genome. Proteins encoded here:
- a CDS encoding glycoside hydrolase 100 family protein — its product is MDIEQSLELEAWQLLKDSIIYYQDQPIGTLAACDPDASPLNYDQCFIRDSVAPALVFLVRGYPEIARNFLEKTLLLQVKDPQWDFFKPGFGLMPASFKVEFGADNQWLKADFGEHAIGRVTPVDSSLWWLLLLRAYVRATGDVELAHREDFQTGIRLILDLCLVSRFDMFPTLLVPDGACMIDRRMGIAGHPLEIQSLFYGALKAALELLLDNSDNHYFIQAARNRLFPLMRHIRDEYWLDLDRLNEIYRYRVEEYGEHGLNKFNIYSDSIPYHQLIEWLPTNGGYFAGNLGPSHLDCRFFSLGNLMSVVTSLASDRQSHAIMTLIEQRQKDLIGHMPMKICYPAMEDMEWKLLTGCDPKNRPWSYHNGGNWPVLLWVLASAAIKTGRKEIAFEALAIASRNISQDGWPEYYDGRSGRLMGKEARRFQTWTIAGFLFALDLMRNPEYLSLISFDGDPSPIPLENVPNRRQSHAARQWANSSVG
- a CDS encoding YifB family Mg chelatase-like AAA ATPase, producing the protein MLSRIWSASLLGIEAVKVGVEVDIAGGLPGIVVVGLPDTAVQESRERVRAALKNAGYAFPMRKIVINLTPADLRKEGPSFDLPISIGILAASEQVSLERVEDYLFLGELSLDGALRPVAGVLAIAATAKQIGMKGIVVPADNALEAAVVDGLEVYGFQTLMEVADFLNHPQHYTPVDLGKLQDWKRSPTLQLDLTDVKGQVQARRALEIAAAGGHNLIFVGPPGSGKTMLARRLPGILPPLGFEEALEVTKIHSVAGLLKQRGALVSDRPFRSPHHSASGPSLVGGGSYPKPGEISLAHRGVLFLDELTEFKRDVLEFLRQPLEDGYVTISRTKQTVAFPAQFTLVASTNPCPCGYFGDTVQPCTCSPRQRENYWAKLSGPLMDRIDLQVAVNRLKPEEITQQTNGEPSKTVRERVQQARDRSRHRFQNEPLRCNAEMQSRHLRQWCALDDSTRNLLEGAIRKLGLSARATDRILKVGRTIADLAGEEKVRSPHIAEAIQYRTIDRMQ
- a CDS encoding folate-binding protein YgfZ codes for the protein MVQALRNVQEAAGGQVIPSATLDAVPSYGNDAIALDAAKTGVALYDASHWGRIQVAGEDRLRFLHNQTTNTIQMLQPGQGCETVFVTSTARTIDLVSLYVQADDIVLLTSPATCDSLTAWMDRFIFPFDKVTLKNITTQTACFRCIGPQSLELLSKLGADSLADLVLNAHTEVKLHDISVRIAAGTGLSLPGYTLWCDVDGAAEVWTQLCNGGAVPLGETVWERLRIEQGRPVPGQELTEEVNPLEAGLWHTISFEKGCYIGQETIARLNTYKGVKQQLWGIHLDAIAPLGSKVLLDGESVGYLTSAVETETGTIGLAYIRTKAGGSGLAVTVDGVAGRIVDVPYLQHDYPEPSQTS
- a CDS encoding tetratricopeptide repeat protein, which codes for MTVKQRCFVRSARWINGLSLFVLGFGILGRSVAIAQTTAADYRQMGLAYRQAGNFPEAIAALQEAVNLAPDDVNGRVLLGWTQHLAGDSDAAMQTLRDTVYLDPLSVETANALGIVYLVRNDLSDAVLVHTWAALLKSDNEIAYYNLSLAYEQMGRYDWAIATGERATELEPWNPHPWVALAIAHWSNGDVKQAQEIYRQAIAVDGRYTDAAFLDYLTEAAFSPEQIERAKTVLNAT
- a CDS encoding S-layer homology domain-containing protein, translated to MTTPPPSDRRFDADECIAVVVALAAMGGILFWGLRRADPNLSWNILETGRTSESDAATRASIPFPPEPTPRRSIPAESSAPNSRAEIAVEEERRSPQTSITTQPSATPNAMAPSPTASPSAEVSVSPQPSPTVPAATPIPEISFPDVSPDYWAYPFVTGLTAEGMVKGLQDGTFQPDAPMTRAQFAAALQDAFELQDNRSPMAFSDISSDYWANDTIDAAIKSNFMSGYPDNTFKPDQPISRLEMLLALFSGLKLPPVNDPGQVLAVYPDAAEIPGYAVPAIAAATAAKLVVLPPGQTQLQPNGTATRAEVASSLYQSLVFQGQADPIDSDAIVTP